A section of the Oncorhynchus gorbuscha isolate QuinsamMale2020 ecotype Even-year linkage group LG04, OgorEven_v1.0, whole genome shotgun sequence genome encodes:
- the LOC124033295 gene encoding chemerin-like receptor 1: MDASSNTSVYDDYDDSVVIPSQSPVIYEMYQMKAGFRYMYVLVYSANILLGLLLNSAVIFRTVKCRSKKKLSQQMLILGLAVTHLVFCLFAPLYLITAWNYFSWTFGKVVCKLGSYVMFMNMFSVSLMITFWNVCWSVPGCFEHRMSTNMVLLSWFLGAILSTPSLLSREVQYTADGHVCIDDYGYTGSSQMSKEGRERMMAVLICRFIVGMLLPLGARCVSCCCMNSMGNNQLRPRVIRSVTIAHFLCWTPVISLSVLQVTMGTGSRLFTYALPPATALSVLNSCISPIICIWQEKKEQSLRGPPWVEDNRDGDEEMTSLTR; encoded by the coding sequence atGGATGCCTCATCCAACACATCAGTCTATGATGACTACGATGATTCAGTGGTAATACCTTCCCAGTCCCcagtcatctatgagatgtatcaGATGAAGGCTGGCTTTAGATACATGTATGTGTTAGTGTACTCAGCCAACATTCTGCTGGGTCTGCTGCTCAACTCTGCTGTCATCTTCAGGACTGTAAAATGCAGGTCCAAGAAGAAACTGAGTCAACAGATGTTAATCCTTGGCTTGGCTGTCACCCACCTCGTCTTCTGCCTCTTTGCCCCACTTTACCTGATCACTGCCTGGAACTACTTCTCCTGGACATTTGGGAAGGTTGTCTGCAAGCTTGGGTCCTACGTGATGTTTATGAACATGTTTTCTGTCTCACTGATGATCACCTTCTGGAATGTGTGCTGGAGTGTCCCTGGATGCTTTGAACACCGCATGTCCACCAACATGGTCCTGCTGTCCTGGTTCCTTGGGGCCATACTGAGTACCCCCTCTCTACTGTCCAGGGAGGTTCAGTACACTGCCGATGGACATGTCTGCATTGACGACTATGGCTATACTGGAAGTTCCCAGATGTCtaaagagggaagggagagaatgaTGGCAGTGTTGATCTGTCGCTTCATTGTCGGGATGCTGCTCCCTTTGGGTGCGAGATGTGTCAGCTGTTGCTGCATGAACAGCATGGGAAACAACCAGCTGAGGCCACGGGTTATTCGATCTGTGACTATTGCCCATTTCCTATGCTGGACTCCTGTCATTAGTCTCTCTGTGCTGCAAGTCACAATGGGGACAGGCAGCAGGTTGTTCACATACGCATTGCCCCCGGCCACTGCCCTGTCAGTCTTAAACAGCTGCATCTCTCCTATCATCTGCATATGGCAGGAGAAGAAGGAACAGAGCCTGAGAGGACCCCCTTGGGTGGAGGACAACagagatggggatgaggagatgaCATCCCTGACACGCTAA